A single Tenacibaculum sp. Bg11-29 DNA region contains:
- a CDS encoding urocanate hydratase: MSFKKQIKQGIPSELPEMPVYDSSINRAPKRKDILTAEEKKLALRNALRYFDKKHHEVLLPEFADELEQYGRIYMYRFRPTYKMHARGIKEYPGKCEQAKSIMLMIQNNLDYAVAQHPHELITYGGNGAVFSNWAQYLLTMQYLSKMTDKQTLTMYSGHPMGLFPSHKDAPRVVVTNGMVIPNYSKPDDLEKFNALGVSQYGQMTAGSYMYIGPQGIVHGTTITVLNGFRKINKEPKGNLFVTAGLGGMSGAQPKAGNIAGCITVCAEVNPKITQIRLEQGWIDEKITDLDALVTRVNEAKENKETVSLAYLGNIVEVWEKFDEANVHIDLGSDQTSLHNPWAGGYYPVDISFDDANEMMANEPELFKEKVQETLRRHAKAINKHTAKGTYFFDYGNAFLLEASRAGADVMSDNPTIGREFKYPSYVQDIMGPMCFDYGFGPFRWVCASGDPKDLAKTDAIACKVLEKIKKNSPEEIQQQMADNIQWIKGAQENKLVVGSQARILYADAEGRTKIAEAFNKAIKKGKIGNVVLGRDHHDVSGTDSPYRETSNIYDGSRYTADMAIQNVIGDSFRGATWVSIHNGGGVGWGEVVNGGFGMLLDGSKDASRRLKSMLFWDVNNGIARRSWARNEEAVFTIKRAMKSEKDLQVTVPNLVDDALFESM; encoded by the coding sequence ATGTCATTTAAAAAACAAATAAAACAAGGTATTCCAAGCGAGTTACCAGAAATGCCAGTTTATGATTCTTCAATAAACAGAGCGCCAAAACGTAAAGACATTTTAACTGCTGAAGAAAAAAAGTTAGCGTTAAGAAATGCCTTACGATATTTTGATAAAAAACATCACGAAGTCTTATTACCTGAGTTTGCTGATGAATTAGAGCAATATGGTAGAATTTATATGTACCGTTTTCGTCCTACCTATAAAATGCATGCTAGGGGTATTAAAGAATATCCAGGTAAATGTGAGCAAGCAAAATCAATCATGTTAATGATTCAGAATAATTTAGATTATGCAGTAGCACAACACCCGCATGAATTAATTACTTATGGTGGTAATGGAGCTGTTTTTTCTAATTGGGCACAGTATTTATTAACCATGCAGTATTTGTCTAAAATGACGGATAAGCAAACATTAACAATGTACTCTGGTCATCCAATGGGATTGTTTCCTTCTCATAAAGATGCACCAAGAGTTGTGGTTACTAACGGAATGGTAATTCCTAATTACTCTAAGCCAGATGATTTAGAAAAATTTAATGCTTTAGGAGTTTCTCAATACGGGCAAATGACTGCTGGTAGTTACATGTATATTGGCCCACAAGGAATTGTACACGGAACAACAATTACTGTTTTAAATGGTTTTCGTAAAATAAATAAAGAGCCAAAAGGAAACTTATTTGTAACTGCAGGTTTAGGAGGGATGAGTGGAGCACAACCAAAAGCAGGTAATATTGCTGGTTGTATAACAGTGTGTGCTGAGGTAAACCCAAAGATTACACAAATTCGTTTAGAACAAGGTTGGATTGATGAAAAAATTACAGATTTAGATGCTTTAGTAACACGTGTAAACGAAGCTAAAGAAAACAAAGAAACAGTATCACTAGCTTATTTAGGAAACATTGTAGAGGTATGGGAAAAATTTGATGAAGCAAATGTTCATATTGATTTAGGTTCTGATCAAACATCATTACACAATCCTTGGGCAGGAGGATATTATCCTGTAGATATTTCTTTTGATGATGCAAATGAAATGATGGCAAATGAGCCTGAATTATTTAAAGAAAAAGTACAAGAAACCTTACGCCGTCATGCAAAAGCGATTAATAAACACACGGCCAAAGGAACTTATTTCTTTGATTACGGAAATGCTTTTTTACTAGAAGCAAGTAGAGCGGGAGCAGATGTAATGTCAGATAATCCAACAATTGGAAGAGAGTTTAAATATCCATCTTACGTGCAAGATATAATGGGGCCAATGTGTTTTGATTATGGTTTCGGACCATTTCGTTGGGTATGTGCTTCAGGAGATCCAAAAGATTTAGCCAAAACGGACGCAATTGCGTGTAAAGTTTTAGAAAAGATAAAAAAGAATTCACCAGAAGAAATTCAGCAACAAATGGCTGATAATATTCAGTGGATTAAAGGAGCTCAAGAAAATAAGTTGGTAGTGGGCTCTCAAGCGCGTATTTTATATGCAGATGCAGAAGGGCGTACGAAAATAGCAGAGGCTTTTAATAAAGCGATTAAGAAAGGTAAAATAGGAAATGTAGTATTAGGTCGTGATCATCATGATGTTTCTGGTACCGATTCTCCATACCGTGAAACCTCTAATATTTATGATGGATCTCGGTATACAGCTGATATGGCAATACAAAATGTAATTGGAGATAGTTTTAGAGGAGCTACTTGGGTTTCTATTCACAATGGTGGTGGAGTAGGTTGGGGAGAAGTTGTTAATGGTGGTTTTGGCATGCTTCTTGATGGTTCTAAAGACGCATCAAGACGCTTAAAATCAATGCTTTTTTGGGATGTTAATAACGGAATAGCAAGAAGAAGTTGGGCAAGAAATGAAGAAGCTGTTTTTACTATAAAACGAGCAATGAAATCAGAAAAAGACTTGCAAGTAACAGTACCTAATTTAGTGGATGATGCATTATTTGAAAGCATGTAA
- a CDS encoding LysR family transcriptional regulator: MSNQIELRHLRYFLAVAEDLHFRKAAERLYISQPGLSRQIKQMEDDLDIKLFIRNNRKVELTEVGKYLKKELTQNLKNLAHVFNYARLLQDGKDGHLNFGYVGSAMQEIIPNLLIEFKKEHPNVQFGLKELDNEKQIDSLLSQDIDIGFVRLDRVPRGLSIKPILKESFCLVLPKNHLVNKDNFKGLHQLKDESFILFDPSYSPSYYEKVMQIFDDSKFVPIVSHNTIHAASIYKLVENNFGLSIVPKSLQYGYDMDVKFIELSNISQRTTLSIVWDKNNRNPIVDSLLKII; the protein is encoded by the coding sequence ATGAGTAATCAAATAGAACTTCGTCATTTACGTTATTTTTTAGCCGTTGCTGAAGATTTACATTTTAGAAAAGCTGCTGAACGTCTTTATATTTCTCAACCTGGATTGAGTAGACAAATTAAACAAATGGAAGATGACTTAGATATTAAGCTATTTATTCGCAATAATAGAAAAGTCGAATTAACAGAAGTTGGTAAATACTTAAAAAAAGAACTTACGCAGAATTTAAAAAACTTAGCGCACGTTTTTAACTACGCCAGATTATTACAAGATGGAAAAGATGGACATTTAAATTTTGGTTATGTAGGTTCTGCAATGCAAGAAATTATTCCTAACCTATTAATTGAATTTAAAAAAGAACACCCTAATGTTCAATTTGGTTTAAAAGAACTAGATAACGAAAAACAAATTGATAGCTTATTGTCTCAAGATATTGATATAGGTTTTGTAAGATTAGACCGCGTACCAAGAGGACTTTCAATTAAACCAATTTTAAAAGAATCATTTTGCTTAGTATTACCTAAAAATCATTTAGTAAATAAAGATAATTTTAAAGGTTTACATCAATTAAAAGATGAATCTTTCATTCTATTCGATCCCTCATATAGCCCTTCTTATTACGAAAAAGTAATGCAGATTTTTGATGATAGTAAATTTGTTCCTATAGTATCTCACAATACAATTCACGCTGCATCAATTTATAAACTGGTCGAAAATAATTTTGGCTTATCAATTGTTCCTAAGTCGCTACAGTACGGCTATGATATGGATGTTAAGTTTATTGAACTCTCTAACATTTCTCAACGTACCACTTTATCTATAGTTTGGGATAAAAATAATAGAAATCCTATTGTTGACTCCCTCCTAAAGATAATTTAA
- a CDS encoding alkaline phosphatase D family protein — protein sequence MYKRLNYIIIAVLLLAITTINAQEEGIVTKIARSSKNGTVEDYFDTSLAPFYHGVASGDPLKDAVVIWTRITTNNATANVSWKMATDVNFTSIVKQGSVITNDRVDYTIKVDVRDLQPNTSYYYQFEALGKKSVIGKTRTSPTGNVSNVRFGVVSCSNYQNGYFNAYKELAKRKDIDAVIHLGDYIYEYESGGYGYKKSIGRGHLPKNEIVTLNDYRIRYSYYRLDPMLRELHQQHPFILIWDDHEFANDADKFGAENHTESKEGSWETRKGNAYKAYFEWLPVRANSIQEYRLYRSFSYGDLADLLMLDTRIEGRGETLANKGVVVKEKKKHTTEEKLKSKVERMIKTKAVETPEEIKIALEEIMPYFIETSKLTKSEKEFVLDGITSLVYSYKTVGKRRADSRFNEDKLVSLLEKSLKKGDLKKVSIENMAGRSASYKSILGKPQFDWLLNKLSSSSATWRIIGNQVMMMYYKGVPTKDAWDGFTEERAKIYKYISDNSIDNIVVLTGDIHSTYVGNTMYNDKCLAAEFVVPSVTSQNLDAVGGVAANIAEWYTKKLNKHMKEVNLTKHGYYILDVKEDRVQADWYFMKDITKPNTGQYHYKSYYVSKGVCGVKSTNSVSKKSADKNYGGYVNYKKVEENKDIKETFVVLGIYPNPMSEKGNVHYFVQKECSITVEIYNLTGVKINTLISNKKHAKGIYNIGFNVNKLAKGTYVVKMNSGDVNYTKKIRIK from the coding sequence ATGTATAAAAGATTAAATTACATTATAATAGCAGTTTTATTACTAGCTATTACAACGATTAATGCCCAAGAAGAAGGTATTGTAACTAAAATTGCGAGATCATCGAAAAATGGAACTGTAGAAGATTATTTTGATACTTCTTTAGCACCGTTTTATCATGGAGTAGCTTCAGGAGACCCTTTAAAAGATGCTGTGGTTATATGGACACGTATAACAACAAACAATGCAACAGCGAATGTTAGTTGGAAAATGGCAACAGATGTTAATTTTACAAGTATTGTAAAACAAGGAAGTGTAATCACAAACGATAGGGTAGATTATACAATTAAAGTAGATGTTAGAGATTTACAACCGAATACATCATACTATTATCAATTTGAAGCACTAGGGAAAAAGTCGGTAATAGGAAAAACAAGAACCTCACCAACAGGCAATGTAAGTAACGTACGCTTTGGTGTAGTTTCATGTTCAAATTATCAAAATGGATATTTTAATGCTTATAAAGAGTTAGCAAAAAGAAAAGATATTGATGCGGTAATACACTTAGGAGATTACATTTATGAATATGAAAGTGGAGGTTATGGGTATAAAAAATCTATAGGTAGAGGGCATTTGCCTAAAAACGAGATTGTAACTTTAAATGATTATAGAATTCGCTATTCATATTATCGTTTAGACCCAATGTTGAGAGAGCTACATCAGCAACATCCTTTTATTCTTATTTGGGATGATCATGAGTTTGCGAATGATGCAGACAAATTTGGAGCTGAAAATCATACAGAATCAAAGGAAGGAAGTTGGGAAACAAGGAAGGGGAATGCTTATAAAGCATATTTTGAATGGCTACCAGTTAGAGCGAATTCAATACAAGAATATCGATTATACAGAAGTTTTTCTTATGGCGATCTAGCAGATTTGTTAATGTTAGATACTCGAATAGAAGGAAGAGGGGAAACATTAGCTAATAAAGGAGTCGTTGTAAAAGAAAAGAAAAAACATACTACAGAAGAAAAGCTAAAAAGTAAGGTAGAAAGGATGATTAAAACAAAAGCTGTTGAAACTCCAGAAGAGATTAAAATAGCTTTAGAAGAAATTATGCCATATTTTATTGAAACATCAAAGCTAACAAAATCAGAAAAAGAATTTGTATTAGATGGAATAACAAGTTTGGTATATAGTTATAAAACTGTTGGGAAAAGAAGGGCAGATTCAAGGTTTAATGAAGATAAATTAGTTTCATTACTTGAAAAATCACTTAAAAAAGGGGATTTAAAAAAAGTGTCAATAGAAAATATGGCAGGACGAAGCGCATCGTATAAATCAATATTAGGAAAACCACAATTTGATTGGTTGTTAAATAAATTATCGAGTTCAAGTGCTACATGGCGAATTATAGGGAATCAAGTAATGATGATGTATTATAAGGGAGTGCCAACAAAAGATGCTTGGGATGGATTTACAGAAGAGAGAGCTAAGATTTATAAATATATAAGTGATAATAGCATTGATAATATTGTAGTGCTAACAGGAGATATTCACAGTACTTATGTTGGCAATACCATGTACAATGATAAATGTTTAGCTGCAGAATTTGTTGTACCAAGTGTAACTTCACAAAATTTAGATGCTGTAGGAGGTGTTGCTGCAAACATTGCAGAATGGTATACAAAAAAGTTAAATAAACATATGAAAGAAGTTAATTTAACAAAGCATGGTTATTATATTTTAGATGTAAAAGAAGATAGAGTACAAGCAGATTGGTATTTTATGAAAGATATTACAAAACCAAATACAGGACAATATCATTACAAAAGTTATTACGTAAGTAAAGGAGTATGCGGTGTGAAATCAACAAATAGCGTATCAAAAAAATCTGCTGATAAAAATTATGGAGGCTATGTTAATTATAAAAAAGTAGAAGAAAATAAAGATATTAAAGAAACATTTGTTGTGTTAGGAATATATCCTAATCCAATGTCTGAAAAAGGTAATGTTCACTATTTTGTTCAAAAAGAATGTAGTATTACTGTAGAGATATACAATCTTACAGGTGTGAAAATAAATACTTTAATTTCAAATAAAAAACATGCTAAAGGAATTTACAACATTGGTTTTAATGTAAATAAATTAGCAAAAGGAACTTATGTCGTAAAGATGAATTCAGGAGACGTGAATTATACCAAAAAAATTAGAATTAAATAG
- the hutH gene encoding histidine ammonia-lyase, with translation MFKYGIDKLTVNKVIAIAEGTLKAVITSDAETKVNECRRKVEVMANSDVATYGINTGFGPLCDVQISPAETSKLQENLLITHAVGVGNPIDKKLSKIMMICKVQALCQGFSGVRIELIERIIYFIENDLLPVVPEQGSVGASGDLAPLSHLFLPLLGEGEFWQEGEIVSAKEVLKKYNLAPLTLMAKEGLGLINGTQFILAHAILGLNKMEYVLDLADVTGAMTLEGYSGNVSPFKEELHKIRPFKGNLKVAERMRMLLKDSENAADDSFPRVQDPYSIRCMPQVHGASRNAYAHLEELAEIEMNSVTDNPIVLSETEAISGGNFHGQPLAMALDYTSIAASELGNIADRRCYLLLEGKHGLPRLLTEAGGLNSGFMIPQYTTAALVTENKSLCFPPSADSVPTSLGQEDHVSMGSISGRKFNQILGNIDKILAIEFMYAAQAMDFRRPNTFSPIIEENFKIIRNKVAKLEEDRVLKDDINALISMVKNREFTVR, from the coding sequence ATGTTTAAATACGGAATAGATAAATTAACTGTAAATAAAGTAATTGCAATTGCAGAAGGAACTTTAAAAGCTGTAATTACTAGTGATGCAGAAACTAAAGTAAATGAGTGTAGGAGAAAGGTAGAGGTGATGGCAAATTCAGACGTTGCTACTTACGGTATAAATACTGGTTTTGGTCCTTTATGTGATGTGCAAATTTCACCTGCGGAAACAAGTAAATTACAAGAGAATTTATTAATTACGCATGCTGTTGGTGTTGGGAACCCTATTGATAAAAAATTATCTAAAATAATGATGATTTGTAAGGTGCAGGCACTTTGTCAAGGTTTTTCAGGAGTACGTATAGAGTTAATTGAGCGTATTATTTATTTTATTGAAAATGATTTATTACCGGTAGTTCCAGAGCAAGGTTCAGTAGGTGCTTCAGGAGATTTAGCTCCATTATCTCATCTTTTTTTACCGTTATTAGGAGAAGGAGAATTTTGGCAAGAAGGAGAAATAGTTTCTGCAAAGGAAGTATTAAAAAAATATAATTTAGCGCCATTAACATTAATGGCTAAAGAAGGTTTAGGTTTAATAAACGGAACGCAGTTTATTTTAGCACATGCTATTTTAGGGTTGAATAAAATGGAGTATGTATTAGATTTAGCAGATGTTACTGGAGCTATGACATTAGAAGGGTATTCAGGGAATGTGTCTCCGTTTAAAGAAGAATTGCATAAGATTCGCCCGTTTAAAGGGAATTTAAAAGTAGCAGAACGTATGCGTATGTTGTTAAAAGATTCTGAAAACGCAGCTGATGATAGTTTTCCGAGAGTACAAGATCCTTATTCAATACGTTGTATGCCTCAAGTGCACGGAGCATCTAGAAATGCGTATGCGCATTTAGAAGAATTAGCAGAAATAGAAATGAACTCCGTGACCGATAACCCTATTGTGTTAAGTGAAACAGAAGCAATTTCAGGAGGTAATTTTCATGGTCAACCTTTAGCAATGGCATTAGATTACACATCAATAGCAGCTTCTGAATTAGGGAATATTGCTGATAGACGTTGTTACTTATTATTAGAAGGAAAGCACGGTTTACCAAGATTGTTAACAGAAGCGGGTGGTTTAAATTCTGGATTTATGATTCCTCAATATACAACTGCAGCATTGGTAACTGAAAATAAATCATTATGTTTTCCGCCATCGGCAGATAGTGTTCCAACGTCATTAGGGCAAGAAGATCACGTTTCTATGGGGAGTATCTCTGGACGAAAATTCAATCAAATTCTAGGAAATATAGATAAGATATTAGCAATTGAGTTTATGTATGCTGCACAAGCGATGGATTTTAGAAGACCCAATACATTTTCTCCTATAATAGAAGAGAATTTTAAAATTATTAGAAATAAAGTAGCTAAATTAGAAGAAGATCGTGTACTTAAAGATGATATAAATGCATTAATAAGTATGGTTAAGAATAGAGAATTTACAGTTCGTTAA
- a CDS encoding ABC transporter ATP-binding protein has protein sequence MKLVIEGLTKTYKNGVKAIDGLNLEIGTGMFGLLGPNGAGKSSLMRTIATLQSPDSGSITFGDINVLEDKMSLRKVLGYLPQSFGVYPKMSAEDLLDYFATLKGISSKSDRKKIVTKVLEITNLYEVRKKHVAGYSGGMKQRFGIAQLLLNNPKLIIVDEPTAGLDPAERHRFLNVLREVGTNCTVIFSTHIVEDVKELCKEMAILNGGRILKHTTPMEATKEIEGKIWVKVIKRDDLESIEATFNVLSSNYNQDNTLNVRVFSNEKPAEDFVSTEPQLDDVYFIALKDDQPVTA, from the coding sequence ATGAAACTAGTTATTGAAGGCTTAACCAAAACCTATAAAAATGGTGTAAAAGCTATTGATGGTTTAAATTTAGAAATAGGAACAGGTATGTTTGGTTTATTAGGACCAAACGGAGCAGGTAAATCGTCTTTAATGAGAACGATTGCAACATTGCAAAGCCCTGACTCTGGATCAATAACTTTTGGAGATATTAATGTTTTAGAAGATAAGATGTCTTTGCGTAAAGTATTGGGGTATTTACCACAGTCTTTTGGAGTATACCCAAAGATGTCTGCTGAAGATTTATTGGATTATTTCGCAACTTTAAAAGGAATTAGTTCAAAATCTGATCGTAAAAAAATAGTTACAAAAGTATTAGAAATTACAAACTTGTATGAAGTTCGTAAGAAGCATGTCGCGGGTTATTCAGGAGGAATGAAGCAGCGATTTGGAATTGCTCAATTACTTTTAAATAATCCTAAATTAATTATTGTTGATGAGCCAACAGCAGGTTTAGATCCTGCAGAACGTCACCGTTTTTTAAATGTACTACGTGAAGTAGGAACCAATTGTACGGTTATTTTTTCTACCCATATTGTAGAAGATGTTAAGGAATTATGTAAGGAAATGGCAATTTTAAACGGAGGTCGTATTTTAAAACATACCACTCCAATGGAAGCTACAAAAGAAATTGAAGGGAAAATTTGGGTAAAAGTTATTAAAAGAGATGATTTAGAAAGTATAGAAGCTACTTTTAATGTGCTTTCTTCTAATTACAATCAAGATAATACGTTAAATGTTCGTGTTTTTTCAAACGAAAAACCAGCAGAAGATTTTGTGTCAACAGAACCTCAATTAGACGATGTGTATTTTATCGCTTTAAAAGATGATCAGCCAGTAACGGCGTAA
- a CDS encoding DUF4136 domain-containing protein — translation MKINKLLLLPIIALVITSCNSVRVATDYDTKVNFNQYKTFAFYKKGIDKASISDLDKKRIMRAVESELVAKGMTKSSSPDILVSLFTKSRERVNIDDNMFGGFYYPQYYGMSRIRVSQHTEGTLFIDLLDAKKKDLVWQGIGTGALKTTSVEQKEARVKEFVHAIIAKYPPGSDKK, via the coding sequence ATGAAAATAAATAAATTACTTTTATTGCCAATTATAGCTTTAGTTATTACATCATGTAACTCTGTAAGAGTAGCTACTGATTATGATACTAAAGTAAATTTTAATCAATACAAAACATTTGCGTTTTATAAAAAAGGAATTGATAAAGCATCAATTTCTGATTTAGATAAGAAACGTATAATGCGTGCTGTTGAATCAGAATTAGTAGCGAAAGGAATGACAAAATCTTCTTCTCCAGATATTTTAGTAAGTTTATTTACAAAATCAAGAGAGCGAGTAAATATAGATGATAATATGTTTGGCGGGTTTTATTATCCGCAGTATTATGGGATGAGTCGAATTAGAGTATCTCAGCATACCGAAGGAACATTGTTTATAGATTTGTTAGATGCTAAAAAGAAAGATTTAGTTTGGCAAGGTATTGGAACAGGAGCTTTAAAAACAACTAGTGTTGAGCAAAAAGAAGCTCGTGTTAAAGAGTTTGTACATGCAATAATAGCAAAATACCCTCCTGGGAGCGATAAGAAATAA